In a genomic window of Lacrimispora sp. BS-2:
- a CDS encoding FAD-binding oxidoreductase, whose amino-acid sequence MEYKKLDKDDIAYIKSIIPDDERILTGDFINEEYSHDELSGTSSYPDIVVKAKSAEEISEIMKYAYKNVIPVTPRGAGTGLVGSSVAMEHGIMIDTTLMNQVLELDEDNLTITVEPGVLLMELSAYVEDHDLFYPPDPGEKSATIGGNISTNAGGMRAVKYGVTRDYVRGLEVVLPSGEITEFGGKVVKNSSGYALKDLMIGAEGTLGFITKATLKLIPRPKMVISLLIPFPTLDHAINTVPLIVKSKTIPTAIEFMQREVIIDAEQYLGKAFPDKQSDAYLLLKFDGNSAEEIEKAYDSVAKLCLEQGALDVLISDTEEREESIWKARGAFLEAIKGSTTYMDEVDMVVPRSSVNEMVTYLHGLQEECELRIKSFGHAGDGNLHAYMLKDDLSDGEWEKRMSTAMEKVYEKARKLGGQVSGEHGIGFAKKPYLRESLPEVNLNLMNGIKKVFDPNNILNPHKIAQM is encoded by the coding sequence ATGGAATATAAGAAACTGGATAAAGATGATATTGCTTACATAAAAAGTATCATTCCGGACGACGAGCGTATTCTGACCGGTGATTTTATTAATGAAGAGTACAGCCATGATGAATTAAGCGGTACCAGCAGCTATCCTGACATTGTAGTGAAAGCAAAATCAGCAGAAGAGATATCTGAAATTATGAAGTATGCTTATAAAAATGTCATACCAGTGACTCCAAGGGGTGCCGGTACCGGCCTGGTAGGATCATCTGTCGCAATGGAACACGGAATCATGATTGATACCACATTAATGAATCAGGTACTTGAACTGGATGAGGATAATCTGACAATTACGGTGGAGCCAGGTGTTCTGCTGATGGAGCTTTCTGCTTACGTGGAAGATCATGATCTGTTCTACCCGCCGGATCCGGGCGAAAAGTCTGCTACCATTGGGGGGAACATCAGCACCAATGCAGGAGGCATGCGCGCCGTAAAATATGGAGTGACACGTGACTATGTAAGGGGGCTGGAAGTTGTCCTTCCAAGTGGTGAGATTACAGAATTCGGAGGTAAGGTCGTAAAAAACAGCTCCGGGTATGCCCTTAAGGATTTAATGATCGGAGCTGAGGGAACTCTCGGTTTTATTACAAAGGCCACGTTAAAGCTGATTCCCCGCCCCAAGATGGTGATCAGCCTGCTGATTCCTTTCCCTACCCTGGATCATGCAATCAATACGGTTCCTTTAATTGTCAAATCAAAGACCATTCCAACAGCCATTGAATTCATGCAGCGGGAAGTTATTATTGATGCAGAGCAGTATTTAGGAAAGGCATTTCCGGATAAACAGTCAGATGCTTATCTGCTCTTAAAATTTGACGGAAATTCGGCAGAAGAAATTGAAAAGGCATATGACAGTGTTGCAAAGCTATGCCTGGAACAGGGTGCTTTAGATGTTCTGATTTCTGATACTGAGGAGAGAGAAGAATCCATCTGGAAGGCCAGGGGAGCATTCCTGGAAGCCATCAAAGGCTCTACCACCTATATGGATGAGGTTGATATGGTGGTTCCAAGAAGCTCAGTCAATGAAATGGTCACTTATCTTCATGGCCTCCAAGAAGAATGTGAGTTAAGGATTAAGAGCTTCGGACATGCAGGAGACGGGAATCTCCATGCCTATATGCTTAAAGATGATTTAAGCGACGGCGAATGGGAAAAACGCATGAGCACAGCTATGGAGAAGGTTTATGAAAAGGCCAGGAAGCTGGGTGGTCAGGTTTCCGGAGAACATGGGATTGGTTTTGCTAAGAAGCCTTATCTTAGGGAATCGCTGCCGGAGGTGAATCTGAATCTGATGAACGGAATAAAAAAGGTGTTTGACCCTAATAATATTTTAAATCCTCATAAGATTGCCCAAATGTAA
- a CDS encoding ABC transporter permease, giving the protein MVETHPTLAQQEFIEKEKLHRRNVRVWRTMLLVLLLSLWELCARLGMINDFIFSSPSRMTTCFFNMVVDKSIFMHIGVTVMETLISFALVTVSGLLIAVLLWSSRSVSEVLEPYLVVLNSLPKSALAPILIVWLGNNIKTIIVASISVAVFGCIMTLHTGFSQVDPDMIKLIYSLGGTKKDVLFKVLLPGSVPLIISNTKVNIGLCLVGVIIGEFLAANKGLGYLIIYGSQVFQMDLVVMSIVILCIVSAILYQGITLLEKKIKF; this is encoded by the coding sequence ATGGTTGAGACTCATCCCACCTTAGCCCAACAGGAGTTTATTGAAAAGGAAAAGCTGCACCGGCGCAATGTCCGGGTATGGCGTACCATGCTGCTGGTACTGCTTCTTTCTCTATGGGAGTTGTGTGCAAGACTGGGCATGATCAATGACTTCATATTCAGCTCTCCTTCCCGTATGACCACCTGTTTTTTTAATATGGTAGTGGACAAAAGTATTTTTATGCATATCGGGGTAACCGTGATGGAAACCCTCATAAGCTTTGCTCTGGTCACCGTCTCCGGCCTGCTGATCGCTGTTCTGTTATGGTCCAGCCGCAGCGTATCGGAAGTACTGGAGCCTTATCTTGTCGTGCTTAACAGCCTTCCAAAATCCGCCCTTGCTCCCATCTTAATTGTATGGCTGGGCAACAACATTAAGACCATTATTGTCGCCTCCATTTCCGTGGCAGTTTTTGGATGCATCATGACGCTCCATACCGGTTTCTCCCAGGTGGATCCTGACATGATAAAGCTGATCTATTCCCTTGGCGGAACAAAAAAGGATGTTCTTTTCAAGGTACTGCTTCCCGGTTCTGTACCCCTCATCATCAGCAATACAAAGGTCAATATCGGGCTTTGTCTGGTTGGCGTTATTATTGGAGAATTCTTGGCGGCGAATAAGGGACTGGGATATTTGATTATTTATGGAAGCCAGGTGTTCCAGATGGATCTGGTGGTGATGAGTATTGTGATCCTTTGTATTGTATCGGCGATTTTGTATCAGGGGATTACTTTGCTGGAGAAGAAAATTAAGTTTTAG
- a CDS encoding electron transfer flavoprotein subunit alpha/FixB family protein has translation MSVSNGKNIMVYVETVSDTPVGGALEVLTKAHKLAEARGEEVIAVLIGRDLVDAARTAIMAGADKAVIVKKESYQMEEYGTVLTKLAEKFKPFLILSAGTLVGKDLLSMVAGTLHTGCAMDVMDISDRDQSLIFTCPVYGGTILNDLVIKGTPAVAAVRSGAFVKELLAERTGKIMEEKVESEESVYTRIVDVVKEMAEAVNLEEAEVIVSGGRGMGSKENFKLVEELALACHGVVGATRPAIEAEWVPRSHQVGQSGKIVAPKLYIACGISGATQHVSGMIGSGYIVAVNKDEDAPIFDIADVGIVGDAVKVIPLLIEEIKKIQSL, from the coding sequence ATGAGTGTTTCAAATGGAAAAAATATTATGGTTTATGTTGAGACCGTTTCTGATACTCCTGTGGGCGGTGCGCTGGAGGTGCTTACAAAAGCCCATAAGCTGGCAGAAGCCAGGGGAGAAGAGGTAATTGCTGTTTTAATCGGCAGAGATCTGGTGGATGCGGCCCGTACTGCTATTATGGCAGGAGCAGACAAAGCGGTAATTGTAAAAAAAGAGAGTTATCAGATGGAGGAATACGGAACAGTCCTTACAAAACTGGCAGAGAAATTTAAGCCTTTCCTGATTCTTTCAGCAGGAACTCTTGTGGGAAAAGATCTTCTTTCCATGGTTGCAGGAACACTGCATACGGGCTGTGCTATGGATGTAATGGATATATCGGACAGAGACCAAAGCCTTATCTTTACCTGCCCGGTTTACGGGGGGACGATTCTCAATGATCTTGTCATAAAGGGGACGCCGGCAGTTGCAGCCGTCAGATCAGGGGCCTTTGTAAAGGAACTTCTGGCGGAACGAACCGGTAAAATTATGGAAGAGAAGGTGGAATCAGAAGAATCTGTTTACACGAGGATCGTTGATGTGGTAAAAGAAATGGCAGAAGCGGTAAACCTTGAGGAAGCGGAGGTCATCGTATCCGGCGGCCGTGGGATGGGAAGCAAGGAGAATTTTAAACTGGTGGAGGAGCTTGCCTTAGCCTGTCATGGTGTTGTGGGGGCAACAAGACCGGCTATTGAGGCAGAATGGGTACCCCGTTCCCACCAGGTAGGACAGTCTGGAAAAATTGTGGCACCGAAACTATATATTGCCTGCGGGATATCAGGGGCGACCCAGCACGTATCCGGTATGATCGGTTCAGGATATATTGTGGCAGTCAATAAAGATGAGGATGCTCCTATTTTTGATATTGCGGATGTAGGGATTGTTGGTGATGCAGTCAAGGTAATCCCTCTCCTGATCGAGGAGATCAAAAAGATTCAGTCACTGTAG
- a CDS encoding tyrosine-type recombinase/integrase, translating to MLNYTQLTKHYLEYCQYQKKLSEKTLKAYRIDITQFQRYMMRTEYDGIKNLLSSYITYLHKEYKPKTVKRKIASIKAFFTWLEYEETIKENPFSKINLKFHEPKVLPKTISFDVIEHLLQTAYNEPTNINVTAYQKQVHLRNIAVLELLFASGMRVSELCSLKTDDINLRNGEIRIWGKGAKERIVTIANPEVLKIIREYRSTFNGQNDSIEYLFINRKGKRLSEQSVRIIINNYTKKANICKHLTPHMFRHSFATLLLEEDVDIRYIQQILGHSSITTTQIYTHVSTKKQNDILSIKHPRNHMCVK from the coding sequence ATGTTAAATTATACACAACTCACTAAGCATTATCTTGAATATTGTCAATATCAAAAAAAACTAAGCGAAAAAACCCTGAAAGCTTACCGTATTGATATTACGCAATTTCAAAGATATATGATGCGTACTGAATATGATGGTATCAAAAACCTTCTATCTTCTTATATTACATATTTACATAAAGAATATAAACCCAAAACAGTAAAAAGAAAAATAGCTAGCATTAAGGCCTTTTTTACATGGTTGGAATACGAAGAAACTATTAAAGAGAACCCTTTTTCTAAAATTAATTTAAAATTTCATGAGCCCAAAGTTCTTCCTAAAACGATTTCCTTTGACGTCATTGAACATCTGTTACAAACAGCCTACAATGAGCCCACAAATATAAATGTTACGGCATACCAAAAACAAGTTCATCTGCGAAATATTGCAGTATTAGAGTTATTGTTTGCAAGTGGTATGAGAGTTTCGGAACTTTGTTCATTAAAGACAGATGATATTAATTTGAGGAACGGTGAAATTCGAATCTGGGGAAAAGGTGCAAAAGAACGAATTGTTACAATTGCCAACCCAGAAGTACTTAAAATCATCAGAGAATATCGCTCAACTTTTAATGGGCAAAACGATTCTATAGAATATTTGTTTATAAACAGAAAAGGAAAACGGCTTTCAGAACAATCTGTTCGTATCATAATTAATAATTATACAAAAAAAGCAAATATCTGTAAACATTTGACCCCACATATGTTTAGACATTCCTTTGCAACACTGCTTCTGGAAGAAGATGTTGATATACGTTATATACAGCAAATTTTAGGGCATAGCTCCATAACAACAACACAAATTTATACTCATGTATCCACTAAAAAGCAAAATGATATATTGAGTATAAAACATCCAAGAAATCATATGTGTGTGAAATGA
- a CDS encoding electron transfer flavoprotein subunit beta/FixA family protein translates to MKILVCIKQVPDSNKVEVDPVTGVLKRDGAASKMNPYDLYAIETALRIKEKMGGIVDVISMGPPQAMQVIKEAFSMGADHGTLLSDRRFGGADVLATSYTLAQGIKAMGEYDLILCGKQTTDGDTAQVGPEISEWLNLPSVSNVVRIRKLEEDGITVDMDLPDEVEVAKVKFPCLLAVDKDIFQPRLPSYVKKSETKDRQIQVLTLDDIKDKNEMNYGLNGSPTQVQKIFPPETNDKKEVWDETGDVLAKKLFDKIEELKFV, encoded by the coding sequence ATGAAGATCCTTGTTTGTATCAAACAGGTACCTGATAGCAATAAAGTTGAGGTGGATCCTGTTACAGGCGTGTTAAAAAGAGACGGAGCGGCTTCAAAGATGAATCCCTATGACTTGTATGCCATTGAAACGGCCCTTCGGATCAAAGAGAAAATGGGAGGTATTGTTGACGTTATTTCCATGGGACCTCCTCAGGCCATGCAGGTCATTAAAGAAGCGTTTTCCATGGGAGCAGATCATGGAACGCTTTTGTCAGACAGACGTTTTGGAGGAGCCGATGTCCTTGCGACCAGCTATACCCTGGCACAGGGAATTAAGGCAATGGGGGAGTATGACTTAATTCTTTGCGGTAAGCAGACCACAGACGGGGACACCGCGCAGGTAGGCCCGGAAATATCGGAGTGGTTAAATCTTCCAAGCGTATCCAATGTGGTGAGAATCCGGAAGCTGGAAGAAGATGGAATTACGGTAGATATGGATCTTCCCGATGAGGTGGAGGTAGCGAAAGTAAAATTCCCATGCCTTTTAGCAGTGGATAAAGATATCTTTCAGCCAAGACTCCCGTCCTATGTAAAAAAATCAGAGACAAAGGACAGACAGATTCAGGTCCTTACCCTTGATGATATAAAGGATAAAAACGAAATGAATTACGGTCTTAACGGATCGCCCACTCAGGTACAGAAGATCTTCCCTCCGGAAACAAACGATAAAAAGGAAGTATGGGATGAAACAGGAGACGTGCTTGCGAAAAAGCTATTTGACAAGATTGAAGAGCTGAAATTTGTTTAG
- a CDS encoding DUF6508 domain-containing protein translates to MAERFVILTKYISQLTKAEYGNWIIDKKNKGTVENPIQMPFVKYSDFVSTFIQDVYRCIDENKDMELNRYGEILEKNGLQWGIESMKDAEVSSLDAQCIMALIIGAVRAERFCDGALLDFFKSGCFEKWLNRLKDIDSRK, encoded by the coding sequence ATGGCAGAGAGATTTGTAATATTAACAAAATATATATCACAACTTACAAAAGCTGAGTACGGTAACTGGATAATTGATAAGAAAAATAAAGGAACCGTAGAAAACCCAATTCAAATGCCATTTGTTAAGTACTCAGATTTTGTCAGTACATTCATTCAAGATGTATATAGATGCATAGATGAAAATAAAGATATGGAATTAAATCGCTATGGAGAGATTTTAGAAAAGAATGGTCTTCAATGGGGAATTGAATCTATGAAAGATGCAGAGGTGTCGTCATTAGATGCTCAGTGTATCATGGCTCTCATCATAGGAGCTGTTCGCGCTGAGAGGTTCTGTGATGGAGCGTTACTGGACTTCTTTAAAAGCGGCTGTTTTGAAAAATGGTTGAATAGATTAAAGGATATAGATTCTCGGAAATAG
- a CDS encoding L-lactate permease encodes MNSIIFLLALSPILWLMIALSLLKLPAFKACPIALVIAIVLSVTFFKMPAADCLTGGLEGIALALWPISLVILAAIFTYNLCIATGSMDCIKQILAGVSRDKRILLLIIGWCFGGFMEGMAGFGTAIAIPASMLCGMGFPPIGVTAACLVANASPTAFGSVGIPTVTAAQIAELPSGEVAFSAALQLTPFILIAPFLMVCIIGKSVKALKGVWPVALISGISFAVPELLAAAFLGAELPVIIGSICSMAITIGVVKKWFKNPDPEYEIEGNKSNGKNKITGREAVKAWMPFLLIFVFLLLTSPMVPPVNQMLSAVKTSVPIYTGEGAKPYTFVWLATPGVLIAAAAVIGGKIQGADFRLMGKVFISTIKQMWKTILTIVTILAMSKIMGYSGMIAAIAGTMLALTGSFYPFAAPLVGALGAFVTGSGTSSSVLFGSLQAQTAANLGISPVWLVASSTVGATIGKIISPQCIAIGAAAANLLGSESKVLNQAVKFSAAFIIIAGGIAYFGSRVY; translated from the coding sequence ATGAATAGTATAATCTTTCTTTTGGCATTATCACCTATTTTATGGCTTATGATTGCATTGAGCCTGCTGAAGCTTCCGGCATTTAAAGCCTGTCCCATTGCACTGGTAATTGCCATTGTACTATCTGTGACATTCTTTAAAATGCCGGCAGCAGATTGCCTGACCGGAGGCTTAGAGGGGATCGCTCTTGCGCTATGGCCAATTAGCCTGGTGATTCTTGCAGCCATTTTTACATATAATCTTTGCATTGCAACCGGAAGCATGGACTGCATCAAACAGATTCTGGCCGGAGTATCCAGGGATAAGCGGATTCTGCTCCTGATCATCGGCTGGTGCTTTGGAGGCTTTATGGAAGGCATGGCAGGCTTTGGAACTGCAATTGCAATTCCGGCCAGCATGCTGTGCGGTATGGGCTTTCCTCCGATTGGGGTAACGGCAGCATGTCTGGTTGCCAATGCATCTCCAACGGCATTTGGTTCCGTAGGAATCCCTACGGTCACTGCAGCCCAGATCGCAGAACTTCCAAGTGGGGAAGTGGCATTTTCGGCAGCCCTTCAGTTAACTCCGTTTATTTTGATCGCACCCTTTCTTATGGTGTGCATCATCGGAAAATCGGTAAAGGCATTAAAAGGAGTCTGGCCGGTTGCCCTTATTTCTGGAATATCTTTTGCGGTACCGGAGCTTCTTGCAGCAGCTTTTCTTGGGGCGGAGCTTCCGGTGATCATCGGTTCCATCTGTTCCATGGCAATTACCATTGGTGTTGTGAAGAAATGGTTTAAAAATCCAGACCCGGAATATGAGATTGAGGGCAATAAATCTAACGGGAAAAATAAAATAACGGGCAGGGAAGCAGTGAAAGCCTGGATGCCTTTTCTTTTAATCTTTGTATTTTTACTCCTTACTTCCCCAATGGTTCCGCCTGTAAATCAGATGCTTTCCGCTGTTAAAACGTCAGTTCCCATTTATACAGGGGAGGGAGCAAAGCCATATACCTTTGTCTGGCTGGCAACACCGGGTGTTTTGATTGCAGCAGCGGCAGTGATCGGCGGTAAGATACAGGGAGCGGATTTCAGACTTATGGGGAAGGTATTTATCAGTACCATAAAACAGATGTGGAAAACAATCCTGACCATTGTTACCATATTGGCCATGTCAAAAATTATGGGATACAGCGGAATGATTGCCGCCATTGCAGGCACGATGCTGGCACTGACAGGAAGCTTCTATCCTTTTGCAGCTCCCCTTGTGGGGGCGTTGGGTGCATTTGTAACAGGAAGCGGGACTTCTTCCAGTGTTCTGTTCGGCAGCCTGCAGGCTCAGACGGCTGCAAACCTGGGCATCAGTCCGGTCTGGCTGGTTGCCTCAAGTACCGTAGGTGCCACCATCGGTAAAATCATATCCCCTCAGTGCATAGCCATTGGCGCTGCGGCAGCCAATTTGTTAGGCAGTGAGAGCAAGGTATTGAATCAAGCAGTGAAATTCAGCGCTGCTTTCATTATAATTGCCGGCGGTATCGCGTATTTTGGAAGTAGGGTTTATTAG
- a CDS encoding FAD-binding protein: protein MARLIIHQERIPDHQELIKICPFGALEEQDGKVIVNAACKMCRLCVKKGPEGAVEYVEDVKKTEINKDEWKGIAVYADHVDGDIHPVTFELIGKAKEMAAVTGQEVYVLFMGKDIREKSEEILHYGADKVFLYDKEELARFKIEPYTAVFEDFIKKVKPSSILVGATTVGRQLAPRVAARMKTGLTADCTILEMNENTDLSQIRPAFGGNIMAHIKTPNHRPQIATVRYKIMNAPARSEVKSGEIVDCDMDKGKLVCHVDVIDILPKEKESFIENSEVLVVAGRGVKKEEDLSMLRELADLTGGQVACTRPMAESGWLDAKYQIGLSGRTVRPKLIITCGVSGAIQFVAGMNHSDAIFAINNDPKAPIFKSAHYCLVGDLYEILPKLIARIKEKKGV from the coding sequence ATGGCAAGGTTAATCATACATCAGGAGAGAATTCCTGATCATCAGGAACTGATAAAAATATGTCCCTTTGGAGCGCTGGAGGAGCAGGATGGAAAAGTTATTGTAAATGCTGCCTGCAAGATGTGCCGCCTTTGTGTAAAAAAGGGTCCTGAAGGCGCAGTAGAGTATGTGGAGGACGTAAAAAAGACCGAGATCAACAAAGATGAATGGAAGGGAATTGCTGTTTATGCAGACCATGTAGATGGCGACATTCATCCGGTCACCTTTGAATTGATTGGAAAGGCAAAGGAGATGGCAGCAGTTACCGGGCAGGAGGTATATGTTCTGTTCATGGGAAAGGATATCCGTGAAAAAAGTGAAGAAATCCTCCATTACGGAGCTGATAAAGTCTTCCTATATGATAAAGAAGAGCTGGCTCGTTTCAAAATAGAGCCCTATACAGCAGTCTTTGAAGATTTTATCAAAAAGGTCAAGCCCTCCTCCATTCTGGTAGGAGCAACCACCGTAGGACGTCAGCTTGCGCCAAGAGTGGCTGCCAGAATGAAAACCGGCCTGACTGCGGATTGTACCATTCTGGAAATGAATGAAAATACGGATTTATCCCAGATCCGGCCAGCCTTTGGCGGCAACATTATGGCTCATATCAAGACTCCAAACCATCGTCCTCAGATCGCTACAGTCCGGTATAAAATCATGAATGCCCCGGCCCGTTCGGAAGTTAAATCGGGGGAGATCGTGGATTGTGATATGGATAAGGGGAAGCTTGTCTGTCATGTGGATGTCATTGACATTCTGCCAAAGGAGAAGGAGTCCTTTATTGAGAACTCTGAAGTTCTGGTGGTTGCAGGAAGAGGAGTGAAAAAAGAAGAGGATTTAAGCATGCTCCGGGAGCTGGCAGATCTTACGGGAGGCCAGGTGGCATGCACCAGGCCAATGGCAGAATCCGGCTGGCTGGATGCAAAATATCAGATCGGCTTAAGCGGCCGTACTGTCAGGCCGAAGTTAATCATCACCTGTGGAGTTTCCGGCGCCATTCAGTTTGTGGCCGGCATGAACCATTCAGATGCCATATTTGCAATCAACAACGACCCCAAGGCACCGATCTTTAAATCAGCTCATTATTGTCTGGTAGGCGATCTCTATGAAATTCTCCCTAAACTGATTGCACGGATAAAAGAGAAGAAAGGAGTATAA
- a CDS encoding electron transfer flavoprotein subunit beta/FixA family protein, which produces MEMLVCIKQVPDDSVEISLDPATKEPALEGVTPVVNAFDTYALEMAARLKEALGGEITVISIGNESVKNSLKNCLAVGADGAYLINHENAESLDPLSIARILRKAANEIEENMGKKFDLIFCGKESTDYASSQVGLLLAKEFSLPAATNVIQVEPGDGMMKIKQETEEGYRIMEVPAPCVVTVQKPNYDPRYPTIKSKMAARKKEIKELTPSEEGDSMLKVLRVFEPEKRAAGIKIKADSPQEAVAQAMSVMAEARIF; this is translated from the coding sequence ATGGAAATGTTAGTTTGTATCAAGCAGGTACCCGATGACTCCGTGGAAATCTCCCTGGATCCGGCAACAAAAGAACCGGCTTTGGAGGGAGTGACACCGGTGGTGAACGCCTTCGATACCTATGCCCTTGAAATGGCTGCCAGATTAAAGGAAGCCCTGGGCGGTGAAATTACAGTGATCTCTATTGGGAATGAAAGTGTAAAAAATTCTTTGAAAAACTGTCTCGCCGTGGGCGCAGACGGTGCATATCTGATAAATCATGAAAATGCAGAGTCTCTGGATCCCTTAAGTATTGCAAGGATATTAAGGAAAGCAGCCAATGAAATAGAAGAAAATATGGGCAAAAAATTTGATCTTATTTTCTGCGGAAAGGAATCTACAGACTATGCCTCCAGCCAGGTTGGACTTCTTCTGGCGAAAGAGTTTTCCCTGCCGGCAGCAACCAATGTAATCCAGGTAGAGCCTGGGGATGGCATGATGAAAATAAAGCAGGAAACAGAGGAAGGCTATCGGATTATGGAAGTGCCTGCTCCCTGTGTGGTTACGGTTCAGAAGCCTAATTACGATCCCAGGTATCCCACCATTAAAAGTAAGATGGCTGCCAGAAAAAAGGAGATTAAGGAATTAACACCTTCTGAGGAAGGGGACAGCATGCTAAAGGTTCTCCGGGTGTTTGAACCGGAAAAGCGGGCAGCAGGCATTAAAATAAAAGCGGACAGCCCGCAGGAGGCAGTTGCGCAGGCGATGTCAGTCATGGCAGAGGCCAGGATCTTTTAG
- a CDS encoding acyl-CoA dehydrogenase family protein encodes MAYLISEEAQDLLQDVKNFCEKEVKEACKEYDVSGEWPKIIYDKAIEQGYQALEIPEEYGGPGLSRVDVAALIEQMAIADAGFATTISASGLALKPVLIAGSREQKERVCEMVLEGGFGAFCLTEPGAGSDAGAGKTTAVKAGDQYILNGRKCFITNGEVASFYCVTAMTDKTKGVKGMSMFLVEAGTPGLSTGKEENKMGIRTSNTCDVVLEDVRIPASNLIGEEGKGFSIAMKTLDQARTWMGCIAAGIAQRGIDEAVGYGKERIQFGKPVIKNQAMQFKVADMQIKTETARQMVAHALTRMDMGLSYTMESAIAKCYASDIAMEVASEAIQMFGGYGYSREYPVEKLLRDAKIFQIFEGTNEIQRIVIAGNIIGK; translated from the coding sequence ATGGCATATTTGATATCAGAAGAAGCGCAGGACTTATTGCAGGATGTGAAAAATTTCTGTGAGAAGGAAGTGAAGGAGGCGTGTAAGGAGTACGACGTATCCGGAGAATGGCCAAAGATTATTTATGATAAGGCAATTGAACAGGGCTATCAGGCTCTGGAGATTCCGGAGGAATACGGAGGACCTGGATTAAGCCGTGTGGATGTGGCTGCTTTGATCGAGCAGATGGCAATTGCAGATGCAGGCTTTGCCACCACAATTTCGGCCAGCGGCCTTGCCTTAAAACCTGTGTTGATTGCAGGCAGCAGGGAACAGAAAGAACGTGTGTGTGAAATGGTTTTGGAAGGAGGATTTGGTGCATTCTGCCTGACAGAACCAGGGGCAGGCTCTGATGCAGGAGCAGGCAAGACAACTGCTGTAAAGGCTGGAGACCAATACATACTAAATGGAAGAAAGTGCTTCATCACCAACGGAGAAGTTGCCTCCTTTTATTGTGTCACTGCAATGACAGATAAGACAAAAGGTGTAAAAGGAATGTCCATGTTCCTTGTGGAAGCAGGTACTCCGGGACTTAGCACAGGGAAAGAAGAAAACAAGATGGGAATCAGGACCTCTAATACCTGTGATGTTGTTCTGGAGGATGTAAGGATACCGGCCTCCAACTTAATCGGTGAGGAAGGAAAGGGATTTTCCATTGCAATGAAGACACTGGATCAGGCCCGTACCTGGATGGGTTGTATTGCGGCAGGCATTGCCCAAAGAGGCATTGATGAGGCTGTTGGGTATGGGAAAGAACGAATCCAGTTCGGGAAACCTGTGATCAAAAACCAGGCCATGCAGTTTAAAGTTGCCGATATGCAGATCAAGACGGAGACTGCCCGCCAGATGGTAGCCCATGCACTGACCAGGATGGATATGGGACTTTCCTATACTATGGAATCTGCCATTGCCAAGTGCTATGCCTCAGACATTGCCATGGAGGTGGCTTCGGAAGCCATCCAGATGTTTGGAGGTTATGGATACAGCCGGGAATATCCGGTAGAAAAGCTGTTAAGAGACGCGAAGATATTCCAGATCTTTGAGGGAACCAATGAAATCCAGAGAATTGTTATTGCAGGCAATATCATTGGGAAATAA